A genomic window from Synechococcus sp. WH 8016 includes:
- a CDS encoding YqhA family protein: MELEIKKNRRARFESRFEQLLWRFRLVTILPVVMSLLGSVSCFILGTQEEIHALNKLINGHLNSENSILLLGKVVGGIDYYVIGIALLIFGYGVYELIISDIDPRLQDLSQERRNILSITSLEGLKQKLTNVIIVALIVTAFKLMISFQVQSISELLQFCGCVLMLAFSALLVGKNHKESSTP; encoded by the coding sequence ATGGAACTTGAGATCAAAAAAAATCGCAGAGCAAGATTTGAATCACGTTTTGAACAGTTGCTTTGGAGATTCCGATTAGTAACCATCCTGCCTGTTGTCATGAGCCTGCTGGGCAGTGTTAGCTGTTTCATCCTTGGCACCCAGGAGGAAATCCACGCACTCAACAAACTTATCAACGGTCACCTGAATTCAGAAAACAGCATTTTATTACTCGGCAAAGTTGTAGGAGGCATTGATTACTATGTGATTGGAATTGCCCTTCTTATCTTCGGCTATGGCGTGTATGAGCTGATTATTTCTGATATCGACCCAAGGCTTCAAGACCTATCCCAAGAAAGACGAAACATCCTTAGCATTACATCACTAGAAGGCCTCAAGCAAAAACTAACCAACGTCATCATCGTTGCCCTAATCGTAACGGCTTTTAAGCTCATGATTAGCTTTCAAGTGCAATCAATTTCAGAATTACTTCAATTCTGCGGCTGTGTCCTCATGCTTGCATTTAGCGCCTTGCTAGTTGGCAAAAATCATAAGGAATCATCAACCCCATAG
- a CDS encoding pentapeptide repeat-containing protein — protein sequence MPLPDLFRKQLLSVLFGLLLTSSLISFPFAAQAITAPELRGQFAVQDISNDMHGRDLKEKEFLKADLRGVDLSDTDLRGAVINTSQLQGADLHGANLEDVVAFSSRFDETDLSDANFTNAMLMQSRFVDARIEGTDFTNAVIDLTQMKALCGRASGVNSVSGVSTRESLGCR from the coding sequence ATGCCCCTTCCCGATTTGTTCCGCAAGCAACTGTTATCCGTTCTGTTCGGGTTGCTTCTTACGTCGAGCTTGATCTCTTTTCCCTTCGCTGCTCAAGCCATCACGGCGCCTGAATTGCGTGGTCAATTTGCGGTGCAAGACATCAGCAACGACATGCATGGCCGAGATTTAAAAGAAAAAGAATTTTTGAAAGCTGACCTCCGTGGTGTGGACCTCAGTGACACCGACCTACGCGGAGCTGTGATCAACACCTCTCAATTGCAGGGCGCTGATCTCCATGGAGCGAACCTTGAAGATGTGGTGGCGTTCTCCAGTCGATTTGATGAAACCGACCTCAGCGACGCCAATTTCACGAACGCGATGCTGATGCAAAGCCGGTTTGTGGATGCGCGCATTGAAGGAACGGATTTCACCAACGCCGTCATCGACCTCACGCAAATGAAAGCCCTCTGTGGTCGTGCCAGTGGCGTGAATAGTGTCAGCGGCGTGAGCACCCGCGAAAGCCTGGGGTGCCGCTGA
- the rpe gene encoding ribulose-phosphate 3-epimerase, which translates to MSTKPLVISPSILSADFSRLGEDVKAVDEAGADWIHVDVMDGRFVPNITIGPLIVEALRPVTKKPLDVHLMIVQPENYVEDFAKAGADIISVQVEACPHLHRNLAQIKDLGKMAGAVLNPSTPLDTLEYCLELCDLVLIMSVNPGFGGQSFIDNQVKKISDLRRMCDEKGLDPWIEVDGGVKGGNAWKVIEAGANAIVSGSGVFNQPDYAAAIQGIRNSKRP; encoded by the coding sequence ATGAGCACCAAACCCCTGGTGATCTCTCCATCGATCCTGTCTGCTGACTTTTCTCGCCTAGGTGAGGACGTCAAAGCTGTTGATGAGGCAGGTGCTGATTGGATTCATGTCGACGTCATGGATGGTCGATTTGTTCCCAACATCACGATTGGCCCTCTGATTGTTGAGGCCTTGCGTCCGGTGACGAAAAAACCTTTGGACGTGCATCTGATGATTGTGCAGCCTGAGAATTACGTCGAAGATTTTGCGAAAGCTGGGGCAGATATTATTTCTGTACAAGTTGAGGCTTGTCCTCATTTACATCGCAACTTGGCTCAAATTAAAGACCTTGGCAAAATGGCTGGGGCTGTCCTTAATCCCAGCACGCCACTTGATACGCTCGAGTACTGCTTAGAGCTGTGTGATCTTGTTTTGATCATGAGTGTGAACCCCGGTTTTGGCGGACAAAGTTTTATTGATAATCAAGTCAAGAAGATCAGTGATCTACGTCGTATGTGTGATGAAAAAGGCCTGGACCCCTGGATTGAAGTGGATGGTGGCGTGAAGGGTGGAAACGCATGGAAAGTGATTGAAGCTGGTGCTAACGCAATCGTGAGTGGCTCTGGGGTGTTCAATCAGCCTGACTATGCTGCGGCTATTCAGGGAATTCGTAATAGCAAGCGCCCATAG
- a CDS encoding glutamyl-tRNA reductase: protein MHIAVVGLSHRTAPVEVREKLSIPEQTMEESLGNLRNHEQVLEASILSTCNRLEIYTLVRNPDLGIAAVRDFLSGHSGLESRDLSPHLFTYHHDEAIAHLMRVTAGLDSLVLGEGQILSQVKKMMRLGQEHKSIGPILNRLLTQAVSTGKRVRSETNLSTGAVSVSSAAVELAQLKLGQSRGQDALVTLETEQIAVVGAGRMSRLLLQHLQAKGASGVVLLNRTIERASALATDFPNLPIQCRGLDALDQCLSTCSLVFTSTAADDPIIDASRLNGLNRRSSLRLIDIGVPRNIASDVRDVSGVESHDVDDLQEVVERNQEARQQVAREAEGLLLEEGRLFLEWWDSLEAVPTINRLRASLEEIRVEELTKALSRMGPDFSARERKVVEALTKGMINKILHTPVTQLRCPQQRSERQQALQVVEKIFDLDSGAAGQD from the coding sequence ATGCATATCGCCGTCGTCGGCCTCAGTCATCGAACGGCTCCGGTCGAAGTGCGCGAAAAGCTCAGTATTCCTGAGCAAACCATGGAGGAATCCCTAGGAAACCTGCGAAATCATGAGCAGGTGCTCGAGGCTTCCATCCTCAGCACCTGCAACCGACTTGAGATTTACACCCTGGTGCGCAACCCGGATTTAGGGATTGCTGCCGTCCGCGATTTTTTGAGTGGCCACTCCGGCTTGGAAAGCCGTGATCTTTCTCCGCACCTTTTCACTTATCACCACGACGAAGCCATTGCGCATCTGATGCGCGTGACGGCAGGGCTCGACAGCCTCGTTCTTGGTGAAGGACAAATTTTGTCCCAGGTCAAGAAGATGATGCGCCTGGGCCAAGAGCACAAATCGATCGGCCCCATCCTGAACCGTTTACTGACACAAGCTGTCAGCACAGGAAAGCGTGTCCGCTCGGAAACCAACCTCAGCACCGGAGCTGTGTCCGTGAGCTCCGCAGCCGTGGAATTAGCTCAACTCAAGCTTGGGCAATCGCGCGGCCAGGATGCCCTGGTCACGCTTGAAACCGAGCAGATCGCCGTTGTTGGTGCTGGACGGATGAGCCGTTTGTTGCTCCAACACCTCCAAGCGAAGGGAGCCTCTGGAGTGGTGTTGCTGAATCGCACCATCGAGCGGGCCTCAGCCCTCGCAACTGATTTTCCAAACCTGCCCATTCAGTGCCGGGGACTCGACGCCCTTGATCAGTGCTTGAGCACCTGTTCGTTGGTGTTTACGAGCACGGCAGCCGATGACCCGATCATTGATGCCAGCCGATTGAACGGTCTCAATCGCCGCAGTTCATTGCGACTGATTGATATTGGTGTGCCCCGCAACATCGCCTCCGATGTGCGCGATGTGTCTGGGGTGGAATCCCACGATGTTGACGATCTTCAAGAGGTGGTAGAGCGCAACCAAGAGGCGCGGCAGCAGGTTGCACGGGAAGCTGAAGGATTGCTCTTAGAGGAGGGACGCCTCTTCCTCGAATGGTGGGACAGCCTGGAGGCCGTGCCCACCATCAACCGGTTAAGAGCCTCGCTCGAGGAGATTCGGGTCGAGGAACTCACCAAAGCGCTGAGCCGTATGGGTCCTGATTTCTCAGCGCGAGAACGCAAGGTGGTGGAAGCGTTAACCAAGGGAATGATCAACAAGATCCTCCACACCCCTGTGACCCAGCTCCGCTGTCCCCAGCAACGCAGCGAACGTCAACAGGCTCTTCAGGTGGTGGAAAAAATCTTTGATTTGGACTCTGGAGCAGCCGGTCAAGATTGA
- a CDS encoding CIA30 family protein, protein MTIPRVSFDSWATLNDTIMGGRSQAGCRLTPEGLLLEGEVIADGGGFVSCRSPLLRPPLDLSAFSGLRLTIAGEGRTLKFAVACADGLMGLTEMIPGGLRWVMPVPTEAEGTTVAEIAFKDLQPVVRAKPVGLPLRFDSSAITRLQVLHSRFDEAGSANPGFRAGAIRILIHSIEAYK, encoded by the coding sequence ATGACCATCCCCCGTGTCTCATTCGATTCGTGGGCCACGCTCAACGACACGATCATGGGGGGGAGAAGCCAAGCCGGCTGCCGCCTCACGCCTGAAGGCCTATTGCTGGAAGGTGAGGTGATCGCCGATGGAGGGGGGTTTGTGAGTTGCCGCTCCCCGCTGTTGCGACCACCACTCGATCTTTCGGCGTTCAGTGGGTTGCGCTTAACGATTGCAGGGGAGGGGCGAACCCTGAAATTTGCAGTGGCCTGCGCTGATGGATTGATGGGACTCACAGAGATGATTCCAGGGGGGCTGCGCTGGGTGATGCCCGTGCCAACGGAAGCGGAAGGAACCACCGTTGCCGAGATTGCATTCAAAGATCTTCAGCCCGTGGTCCGTGCCAAACCGGTTGGGCTGCCTTTGCGCTTTGATTCTTCTGCGATCACTCGCTTACAAGTGCTCCATTCCCGGTTTGATGAAGCGGGATCGGCCAATCCAGGCTTCCGTGCGGGTGCAATCCGGATTCTGATTCATTCCATCGAAGCCTACAAATGA
- the ilvD gene encoding dihydroxy-acid dehydratase codes for MLRSDAVTQGIQRSPNRAMLRAVGFGDDDFGKPIIGIANGYSTITPCNVGLDGLSRRAEDAARKAGGMPQMFGTITVSDGISMGTEGMKYSLVSREVIADAIETACNGQSMDGVLAVGGCDKNMPGAMLAMARMNIPSIFVYGGTIKPGKLGGCDLTVVSAFEAVGQITSGKIDEEQLTAIEKNACPGAGSCGGMFTANTMSAAIETMGLSLPHSSTMAAEDEEKAESAARSGEVLVEAIKANIRPLDLLTREAFENAISVIMAVGGSTNSVLHLLAIARTAGVNLSIDDFEMIRERVPVICDLKPSGRFVTVDLHQAGGIPQVMKLLLDAGLLHGKCRTIEGKTLEELLANIPSTPPEGQEVIRPLSNPLYAKGHLAILKGNLASEGAVAKISGIKTPVLTGPARVFESEEDCLSSIIGKHIHPGDVIVIRQEGPVGGPGMREMLAPTAAIVGQGLGDKVALITDGRFSGGTYGLVVGHVAPEAAVGGAIGLVMEGDSITVDANQNLLQLNVDDAELDQRRRMWSGHTPKYKTGILGKYARLVSSSSLGAVTDQPD; via the coding sequence ATGCTTCGCTCAGACGCCGTCACTCAAGGCATTCAGCGCTCACCCAATCGAGCCATGCTGAGAGCGGTGGGCTTTGGTGACGACGATTTCGGCAAGCCAATCATCGGAATCGCCAACGGCTACAGCACCATCACACCGTGCAACGTGGGATTGGATGGGCTATCCCGCCGCGCTGAAGACGCTGCTCGAAAGGCTGGGGGCATGCCTCAGATGTTCGGCACGATCACTGTGAGTGATGGCATTTCTATGGGCACCGAAGGAATGAAATATTCCTTGGTGAGCCGTGAGGTCATCGCCGATGCGATCGAAACGGCCTGCAATGGCCAGAGCATGGATGGCGTTCTTGCCGTTGGTGGCTGCGATAAAAATATGCCTGGCGCCATGTTGGCGATGGCACGCATGAATATTCCCTCGATCTTTGTGTATGGGGGAACGATTAAGCCTGGGAAACTTGGAGGTTGTGACCTCACTGTTGTGAGTGCTTTTGAGGCTGTCGGTCAGATTACAAGCGGGAAAATTGATGAAGAGCAGCTGACAGCGATTGAAAAAAATGCTTGCCCTGGTGCTGGCAGCTGTGGAGGGATGTTCACCGCCAATACGATGAGTGCCGCGATTGAAACGATGGGGCTGAGTCTTCCCCATAGTTCAACAATGGCGGCAGAAGATGAGGAAAAGGCAGAGAGTGCGGCCCGGTCTGGAGAGGTTCTGGTTGAAGCGATTAAAGCCAATATTCGCCCCCTTGATCTACTCACGCGTGAAGCCTTTGAGAATGCGATCAGTGTGATCATGGCGGTAGGCGGCTCCACAAATTCTGTGTTGCATTTGCTCGCCATCGCACGCACCGCTGGCGTGAATCTCAGCATTGATGATTTTGAAATGATCAGAGAGCGTGTGCCTGTGATTTGCGACCTCAAACCGAGCGGTCGTTTCGTCACCGTGGATCTTCATCAGGCTGGCGGTATTCCACAGGTGATGAAATTGCTCTTGGATGCGGGACTTCTCCATGGGAAATGCCGCACGATTGAAGGCAAAACATTGGAGGAATTGTTGGCAAATATCCCCTCAACACCTCCTGAAGGGCAAGAAGTGATTAGGCCCTTGAGCAATCCTCTTTATGCAAAAGGTCACCTGGCGATCCTGAAGGGAAATTTGGCAAGTGAAGGAGCTGTCGCCAAAATTAGCGGGATTAAAACACCCGTCTTAACGGGTCCTGCCCGCGTTTTCGAAAGCGAAGAGGATTGTTTGTCCTCGATTATTGGGAAACACATTCACCCAGGTGATGTGATTGTGATTCGCCAGGAAGGTCCAGTGGGAGGACCTGGAATGCGTGAAATGTTGGCACCAACCGCTGCCATCGTTGGGCAGGGATTAGGGGACAAAGTGGCCTTGATCACCGATGGCCGATTCAGCGGTGGAACCTATGGCTTGGTTGTTGGCCACGTGGCACCAGAAGCGGCCGTTGGCGGAGCCATCGGTCTTGTGATGGAGGGGGACAGCATCACCGTGGATGCCAATCAGAATCTTCTTCAACTCAATGTGGATGACGCTGAACTCGACCAACGCCGTCGCATGTGGTCTGGTCACACGCCCAAATACAAGACCGGAATTCTTGGCAAATACGCTCGACTTGTTTCAAGTTCGAGCCTAGGTGCGGTAACCGATCAGCCTGATTAA
- a CDS encoding glucose-1-phosphate adenylyltransferase, protein MKRVLAIILGGGAGTRLQPLTKMRAKPAVPLAGKYRLIDIPISNCINSSINKMYVLTQFNSASLNRHLSQTYNLNAGFGQGFVEVLAAQQTLDSPSWFEGTADAVRQYQTLFSEWDVDEYLILSGDQLYRMDYSRFVEHHRSTGADLTVAALPVDAAQAEAFGLMRTDNDGNIKEFREKPKGDSLKEMAVDTSRFGLSAESSKERPYLASMGIYVFSRKTLFDLLDANPGHKDFGKEVIPEALSRGDVLKSYVFDDYWEDIGTIGAFYEANLALTQQPTPPFSFYDEAFPIYTRPRYLPPSKFVDSQITDSIISEGSIIKACSIHHSVLGVRSRVENNVVLQDSLLMGADFFESQSERETLRARGGIPVGVGEGTTVKRAILDKNARIGKNVTIVNKDHVEEADRPEHGFYIRNGIVVVVKNASIADDTVI, encoded by the coding sequence ATGAAGCGAGTACTGGCAATCATTCTCGGGGGAGGGGCTGGAACCCGCCTCCAACCACTCACAAAGATGAGAGCCAAGCCAGCTGTGCCCTTGGCGGGCAAGTATCGCCTTATTGATATTCCAATCAGTAATTGCATCAACTCCAGCATCAACAAGATGTATGTGTTGACGCAATTCAATAGCGCTTCACTCAATCGCCACCTCAGCCAGACGTACAACCTCAATGCCGGATTTGGGCAAGGATTTGTTGAAGTCTTAGCGGCCCAACAAACCCTCGATAGCCCCTCCTGGTTTGAAGGAACGGCTGATGCGGTGCGGCAGTACCAAACCCTGTTTAGCGAATGGGATGTGGATGAATATCTGATCCTCTCCGGTGATCAGCTGTACCGCATGGACTACAGCCGTTTTGTGGAGCATCACCGCAGTACCGGCGCCGATCTCACCGTTGCCGCACTGCCCGTAGACGCTGCCCAGGCCGAAGCGTTCGGTTTAATGCGAACCGATAACGATGGGAACATCAAGGAATTCCGCGAGAAGCCCAAAGGCGATTCCTTAAAGGAAATGGCCGTTGACACGTCCCGTTTTGGCCTCAGCGCTGAGTCCTCTAAGGAGCGCCCCTACCTCGCCTCCATGGGCATTTACGTCTTCAGTCGTAAAACGCTTTTCGATCTGCTCGACGCCAATCCCGGCCATAAGGACTTCGGCAAAGAGGTGATCCCAGAAGCGCTATCACGGGGTGACGTCCTCAAGAGCTATGTCTTTGATGATTACTGGGAAGACATCGGTACCATCGGTGCCTTCTATGAAGCCAATCTGGCCCTAACGCAGCAGCCAACCCCTCCATTCAGCTTCTACGACGAAGCATTCCCGATCTACACCCGCCCGCGGTATTTGCCCCCAAGCAAGTTTGTGGACAGTCAGATCACAGATTCGATCATTAGTGAGGGATCGATTATCAAGGCCTGCAGCATTCACCACTCCGTCCTTGGTGTGCGTAGTCGCGTGGAAAACAATGTGGTCCTCCAGGATTCGTTGTTGATGGGAGCTGACTTCTTTGAATCGCAAAGCGAACGCGAAACCCTGAGAGCGCGAGGCGGTATTCCTGTCGGCGTTGGAGAGGGCACCACTGTGAAGCGCGCCATTCTTGATAAGAATGCCCGTATTGGTAAAAACGTCACCATCGTGAATAAGGATCACGTGGAAGAAGCTGATCGTCCTGAACACGGCTTCTACATACGTAATGGCATCGTCGTTGTCGTTAAAAATGCATCGATTGCCGACGACACAGTGATTTGA
- the glpX gene encoding class II fructose-bisphosphatase, with translation MDRTLIQEILEIVEQAAIASATLSGKGLKDEADALAVDAMRKRMNQIQMQGRIVIGEGERDEAPMLYIGEEVGTGTGPGVDFAVDPCEGTNLCAYSQRGSMAVLAASDRGGLFNAPDFYMKKLAAPPAAKGKVDIRKSATENIKILSECLGLAPDELTIVVMDRARHKDLITEIRATGARIQPISDGDVQAAIACGFAGTGTHCLMGIGAAPEGVISAAAMRALGGHFQGQLVYDPAIAQTSEWADMTKEGNLARLAEMGITDPDKVYEASELACGEHVVFAGSGITDGLLFNGVKFEADCTRTSSLIISNLNNTCSFTNTIHMKDGAQSIALN, from the coding sequence GTGGATCGCACTCTCATCCAGGAAATTCTCGAGATCGTCGAGCAGGCCGCCATCGCTTCCGCCACGCTCTCCGGCAAAGGTCTGAAGGATGAAGCGGACGCTTTGGCTGTTGATGCCATGCGCAAGCGCATGAATCAAATCCAAATGCAGGGCCGCATTGTGATCGGGGAGGGCGAACGCGACGAAGCTCCCATGCTCTACATCGGTGAAGAAGTCGGAACCGGCACTGGTCCTGGCGTGGATTTCGCTGTTGACCCTTGCGAAGGCACCAACCTTTGTGCCTACAGCCAGCGCGGCTCCATGGCCGTTCTCGCAGCCTCCGACCGTGGTGGTTTGTTCAACGCTCCCGACTTCTACATGAAGAAATTGGCTGCGCCACCAGCAGCAAAGGGCAAAGTTGACATTCGCAAATCTGCGACTGAAAACATCAAAATCCTTAGTGAGTGCTTGGGTCTTGCTCCTGATGAGCTCACCATTGTTGTGATGGATCGTGCGCGTCACAAAGATCTGATCACTGAAATCCGCGCCACGGGTGCTCGCATTCAGCCCATCTCCGATGGTGACGTGCAAGCAGCGATTGCCTGTGGTTTTGCTGGAACCGGAACCCATTGCTTGATGGGCATTGGTGCCGCTCCTGAGGGTGTGATCTCCGCTGCCGCCATGCGCGCACTTGGCGGCCACTTCCAGGGACAACTGGTGTATGACCCTGCCATTGCTCAGACATCTGAGTGGGCAGACATGACGAAGGAAGGCAATCTCGCCCGTCTCGCAGAAATGGGCATTACCGACCCCGATAAGGTGTATGAGGCCAGTGAGCTCGCCTGCGGAGAGCACGTTGTGTTCGCCGGTAGCGGCATCACAGATGGTCTTCTTTTCAACGGAGTGAAGTTCGAAGCTGATTGCACCCGCACGAGCAGCTTGATCATCAGCAACCTGAACAACACCTGCAGTTTCACGAACACCATCCACATGAAGGATGGAGCTCAAAGCATCGCTTTGAACTGA
- the pgl gene encoding 6-phosphogluconolactonase translates to MASYRIERARDPQDLALRASEYIATAIQLALDQRDRAQIALSGGTTPSPAYQRLGQQHLPWNRVDVFLGDERWVSADDASSNARMLRSTLLQPGEPGAAACFHPVPTVELPSAEASAEAFAELIAKHCSGEPPIFDMMVLGLGDDGHTASLFPGTEAPNVRDRWTTIGRGKGLERITLTAPVLSASRTVMFLVSGANKQEALRRLLDPAESAQRTPAKLVQPEAEIIVLTDEAASEGL, encoded by the coding sequence ATGGCTTCCTATCGCATTGAACGGGCCCGAGATCCCCAGGATCTAGCCCTGCGGGCCTCTGAATACATCGCCACAGCCATCCAGCTAGCACTCGATCAACGGGATCGTGCTCAGATTGCTCTATCTGGAGGGACCACTCCCTCCCCGGCCTATCAGCGGTTGGGGCAGCAACACCTGCCCTGGAATCGTGTGGATGTGTTTTTAGGGGACGAGCGCTGGGTGTCTGCTGATGATGCGTCCAGCAACGCCCGCATGCTCCGCTCCACCTTGCTCCAACCCGGTGAGCCCGGTGCAGCGGCCTGTTTTCACCCTGTTCCAACAGTGGAGCTTCCCTCAGCAGAAGCCAGCGCCGAGGCTTTCGCAGAGCTGATTGCCAAGCATTGCAGTGGCGAACCACCGATCTTCGACATGATGGTGTTGGGTCTTGGGGATGACGGTCATACCGCCTCACTCTTCCCGGGCACTGAGGCTCCTAACGTCCGTGATCGTTGGACCACGATCGGGCGGGGCAAGGGATTGGAGCGCATCACCCTGACCGCTCCGGTGCTCAGCGCTTCTCGAACAGTGATGTTCCTCGTGAGTGGTGCCAATAAACAGGAAGCCCTGCGTCGCTTGCTCGATCCAGCTGAGTCCGCACAACGAACGCCTGCGAAGTTGGTCCAACCCGAGGCAGAAATCATTGTTCTTACCGACGAAGCTGCCAGCGAAGGTCTTTAA
- the gndA gene encoding NADP-dependent phosphogluconate dehydrogenase: MSKSHFGLIGLGVMGENLVLNAESNGFSSVVYNRTYSKTEDFLKGRGAGKNIQGATDLQDFVNKLERPRRILMMVKAGGPVDAVIEQISPFLDEGDLLIDGGNSEYRDTERRVAELESKSFGFIGMGVSGGAKGALEGPSMMPGGTKASYDAIESLVTKMAAQVEDGPCVTYIGPGGSGHFVKTVHNGIEYGIEQILAEGYDLMKRVGGMNGTQMADVFAHWNSTEELASYLVEITEVCLRTKDPDDGSDLIEKIQDKAGQKGTGLWTVVSALQMGASVPTIYAALNGRVMSSMKDQRVKAETILKGPAVKPFDLGTPADGMAPLMDAMVLACMASYAQGMELLRIASAEHDYNLNMPAIAQIWKGGCIIRARLLKRIQDAFTTDPQLNNLLIDPWFANQVNTRLPGLAKVVAGAAEAGIPVPCLSNTLDYINSYRTARLPQNAVQAMRDCFGSHSYERVDKEGSFHTEWLD, from the coding sequence ATGTCCAAGTCTCACTTTGGTCTTATCGGTCTAGGCGTGATGGGCGAAAACCTTGTTCTCAACGCTGAGAGCAACGGTTTTTCGAGTGTTGTTTACAACCGCACTTATTCAAAGACGGAAGACTTTCTGAAAGGTCGTGGCGCTGGTAAAAACATTCAAGGTGCCACCGACCTTCAAGATTTTGTCAACAAATTAGAAAGACCTCGCCGCATCTTGATGATGGTGAAAGCGGGGGGTCCTGTTGATGCCGTCATCGAACAGATTTCTCCCTTTTTAGATGAAGGAGATCTCTTGATTGATGGGGGCAACTCGGAATATCGCGACACAGAGCGTCGTGTGGCCGAATTGGAAAGCAAAAGCTTCGGCTTCATCGGCATGGGCGTGTCTGGAGGTGCCAAAGGCGCTCTAGAAGGTCCGAGCATGATGCCCGGCGGCACCAAGGCCTCTTACGACGCGATCGAGAGCCTGGTCACCAAAATGGCGGCCCAAGTCGAAGACGGTCCTTGTGTCACCTACATCGGCCCAGGCGGATCAGGACACTTCGTCAAAACAGTCCACAACGGCATCGAGTACGGCATCGAGCAAATCCTTGCCGAGGGTTATGACCTCATGAAGAGAGTTGGGGGCATGAATGGCACCCAGATGGCCGACGTCTTTGCCCATTGGAACAGCACCGAGGAACTCGCCTCTTACCTCGTTGAGATCACAGAGGTCTGCTTGCGCACCAAGGATCCCGATGATGGGAGCGATCTGATCGAAAAGATTCAGGACAAAGCTGGGCAAAAAGGCACGGGTTTATGGACTGTGGTGAGTGCCTTGCAGATGGGTGCTTCCGTACCAACCATCTATGCAGCCCTCAATGGCCGCGTGATGAGTTCGATGAAAGATCAGCGCGTCAAAGCGGAAACCATCCTCAAAGGTCCCGCGGTCAAACCCTTTGATCTCGGTACCCCTGCCGATGGAATGGCACCGCTGATGGATGCGATGGTGCTCGCTTGCATGGCCAGCTACGCCCAAGGCATGGAGCTTCTACGGATCGCTTCCGCAGAGCATGATTACAACTTGAACATGCCCGCGATCGCTCAGATCTGGAAGGGTGGCTGCATCATTCGCGCCCGACTTCTGAAGCGTATTCAGGATGCCTTCACAACCGATCCGCAGCTGAACAATCTGCTCATTGATCCTTGGTTTGCCAATCAGGTCAACACCCGACTTCCTGGTTTAGCCAAAGTTGTTGCAGGTGCAGCTGAAGCGGGAATTCCTGTGCCCTGCCTCAGCAACACCCTCGACTACATCAACAGCTACCGCACCGCTCGTCTGCCTCAAAATGCAGTTCAAGCCATGCGTGACTGCTTTGGCTCCCACAGCTATGAACGGGTGGATAAGGAGGGTAGTTTCCATACCGAGTGGTTGGATTGA
- a CDS encoding uracil phosphoribosyltransferase, whose product MAKTLRVVVPPHPLIAHWLTMLRHAGTPPSLYRTALEELGRWLTYEALRDWLPHRREQVQTALELTEGTVIETGVPLLAVPLLPGGLMLWEGARQVLPHAELCLGGLPETIEANAGLVLLLDQISDAEDLLGLMEELVAKGVESRRLRVISALTASPGLKRLGETFPELTIHTACIDEELNANGQISPGIGNTSQRLQIRTAPST is encoded by the coding sequence ATGGCCAAAACCTTGAGGGTGGTTGTTCCCCCCCATCCACTCATTGCTCATTGGCTCACGATGTTGCGCCACGCCGGCACACCACCGTCGCTGTATCGCACAGCGCTCGAGGAGTTGGGACGTTGGCTCACCTATGAAGCGCTGAGGGATTGGCTTCCCCATCGTCGTGAACAGGTGCAAACCGCCCTTGAGCTCACGGAAGGCACCGTGATCGAAACGGGTGTTCCCTTGCTTGCCGTGCCTCTCCTCCCTGGTGGGCTGATGCTTTGGGAAGGGGCAAGGCAAGTGCTGCCTCACGCAGAGCTTTGTCTGGGTGGCCTACCTGAAACCATTGAGGCCAACGCCGGTCTCGTCCTGCTGCTGGATCAAATCAGCGATGCAGAGGATCTTCTCGGCTTGATGGAAGAGCTTGTGGCAAAAGGTGTTGAGAGCCGAAGGCTTCGTGTGATTTCAGCCTTAACAGCCAGCCCGGGGCTCAAACGACTGGGGGAAACGTTTCCCGAACTCACAATTCATACCGCCTGCATTGATGAAGAACTCAATGCAAATGGTCAAATTTCTCCTGGGATTGGCAACACATCTCAACGGCTGCAAATCAGAACAGCTCCCTCGACCTAG